The genomic interval GAGTTCCGAGTTGTCTgcaagaaaaataatgtaaagtatttacagaaatgttcttGCGTTGGATTGAAGAAGGCTTGAGTGAAACTGAAAACTAGAGCTGGGTAATACATCGTAGTTCaggatatatcaagtttttcattttggtggtatagaaaataaaatagtctattttgagattttttttttttttttttttactttttttgattCATACGTTCAAATCACATCACAcaataattttatattattcatacagtacagtcagtgtattttacaatttttccatatttctgaaatgtatattttatatattttttattttttattgaaatactCGTTTTAGCAGTCGattctttctctacttctcagagcagccacactacagaactcactcacacgtgctgtcccttagggGAGACAAAGCCAAACGTGGGACTCATTGTGCaactttttgttaataaatgtctgtgtggcatttttcatcaacaaatttaacccagaactgTCTTTCTCgtcagactttgagttaaaaacatCACGATTCTTAACGCATATCGCCATtcagagaaaaaatattgagatacgtATTTTTTGATGAAGGCAGCGcggagttttggtccatatcacccagccctactaaaaactaatgtaattgttatttaaaaaactaaaactgtgaCTAACGCAGTGCAAAAACATGTACCCAACAGGACATGTGGTGGGGGACTCTAGGAACTGTGCGACCTTTCTCGAATTTCAACCCTGACAAAGATGCCATGGAGCTCCAGGCAGCGCTGGAGAAGAAAGGTGCTTATCTTTTATCTATTTCCTGCTTAAAACCCACCCTCCCTGTATATGAAACTCTGTCCTCCTCCTTCAGATGTTAATACTGTGGTGAGAATCCTGTCCAATCGCAACAACGCCCAGAGACAAGTGATCTCCCAGACGTTTGAAGAGCTCATACACAAGGTAAATAAATGCATGCAGGAAGTGAACCTCTGCTGTGCATTGATGTGTGAAGTTGTTTTGCCTCATGTTGCaattttaaatgtgtatttgcACTCATGTCATGTTAGAGTGTTTGCTGATCAAACATGATTTAAACTGGTTTGAAaggttgacacacacacacacacacacacacctttgtgTATTGAGGGAGTTGAGCGTTATTAGTTTGTGGTCTGACAGTGAAGgatttcaacaaaaataaaaaatagcattGTGTTTGCTTTATCAGCGTGTTTTTCACATGAAATGATGTTTGTGTACACTGTGTGTGCTCTTCTAAGTGAGAGTCATTAACTTTTTGGTTGTTTCTGTGCAGTGTTAAATAGTGTGTCAACATCCACAAGAAAAGCAGCGCTCAGATTGGCATGAATTTGTTGTTATTACAAATTATTGAAGCCCACTGTGAGGATTGTTGTTCAAATATGACTGGGACATGTACTCATTATGAAGGATAGAGTGTAATATTtccttattttattgtgttctaATATTAAAGgtatttaataataatcataactaGAACTGCGAGCAGGTATGAGAGGGGGCCAAGTCTTCCTGAGCCAATGGACCCCCAATGAACGTGACGCCCTATGAATGTGACCCCGAACCTGAACTTGTGTCAATGGTCGAATCAACAGAGAATccatacagtgatgatgtcataagAGCAATACACTTCCAGCTAAATGCGTTGACCTTAGttatattataaatacatttcagtgttttcttttttattattattttatcagtatttttgtgtgtgttttctgtgttttaaatatTGTCTCTCAATGTAAAATCACTTTTcactgcacactttttttttttgtgaatttctgtattttttggggGAGAAAATCTAAAACTGCCTCCGTCAATGCTTTCCCAGACCATGAACTAGAAACTACTATTACTAAGACCTTATTTACATCCTTTGTCCTAACGTAGACTCCTGCACCTGTGAGAGCTCCATGGATGGATCTGATTCTTTTAATTAAATGCTGACAGGGATCTTTTATTCTGTGTTGAAGGATCTGCAAACTGCCTTAAAGAAAGTTCTCTCCGGTGACCTGGAAACCTTCATGCTGCAGCTGATGATGTACCCTCTGCACTTTGAAGCTTTCCGCCTGCAGCAGGCCATGGCGGTACGATGACGTTCTCAGTTTTTATCTCGCTTAAATGTATTTCTTGTCTTTATTCTGTGTACgtcattttctgtttgtgttgcAGGGTTTAGGCACTGATGAAGAAACACTGATGGAGATTCTGTGCACTAAGTCTGCAAAGCAGCTGCAGGATGTCAGTGTTGCATACAATCAGTGTAGGTCACAGGACAATCCactgttgttgtgtattttatttgcttCATACCTTCTGTTCTCGTCCTTCTACAGTCTATAAGAAAGACTTGGAGAAGGAACTGAAAGCTGAAACCAGTGGAGACTTCGCCAAGCTTGTCGTCGCATTACTAAACGTAATTTGAGTCATTTGTAGAATATTTGGAGTTTGAATGCTTTGGTTATTGTGGGTTCATCAATTCTGCAAattgaattgatttgaatttaaaataattgacTGAATGTTCTTTGTCAATAACAGAAGCAGAGTGTTTCTGGAGTGGTTCAAAGAGATATTGAGGTAATGTGAAGGTTTCAAACTCAATCTGAAAACAATACAGTACAATAACTGAATAGCATAAAGTTAAAGTCGGCTATAATGGGGTAAGATTACTGTAGATAGATTACTGTGTTCATACAACTTTGCAAAAGTAGATTTTAGGATCAGAAATACAGTTACATGTGTGTATCCATCCAcactaattaattaatgaattaattgtttTAAGGTAATAGTTTCCTCGCTAATTAACATccgagggttatactgactccgaggagttatactgactttcaggagttatactgactctgagggttaatactgactccgaggagttatactgactctgagggttatactgactccgaggagttatactgactttcaggagttatactgactccgaggagttatactgactttcaggagttatactgactctgagggttaatactgactccgagggttaatactgactccgaggggttatactgactccgaggagttatactgactccgagggttaatactgactccgaggggttatactgactccgaggagttatactgactccgagggttaatactgactccgaggggttatactgactccgaggagttatactgactttcaggagttatactgactctgagggttaatactgactccgagggttaatactgactccgaggggttatactgactccgaggagtTATACTGACTTTCAGGAGTTACACTGACTCCGagaggttatactgactccgaggggttatactgactccgagggttaatactgactccgaggggttatactgactccgaggagtTATACTGACTTTCAGGAGTTACACTGACTCCGagaggttatactgactccgaggggttatactgactccgaggagttatactgactccgagggttaatactgactccgaggagttatactgactccgagggttaatactgactccgaggagttatactgactccgagggttaatactgactccgaggggttatactgactccgaggagttatactgactccgaggggtaatactgactccgaggggttattTTCAGGATGTTGCTGCAGTAATTGTCTACTTAACACTGAACATTCAGTGATGTAACTAGTGTCCGTTCTGATCTTTCAGGTTCTCTCTGCATCTCTTAAAGGGAAAAAAGCTGAAGCCTCACCTTGGATCGACATCTTAACCTCCAGGGACGTAGAGTACCTGAACAAAGGTGGCTCCCTCACATGTgtttttcagttcatttccattcttttcttttttttttttttttttttaaatccctcaGTCTGACACTGTGTTGTCCAAACAGTGTTTATGGGACTGGAGATGGAGACTGGACAGACTTTGGACCAGATTGTGGAGAAGCGCTTTTCAGGAGATTTCAGAATGGGTTTGAACATTTTAGGTAAACACGCGTCAAACAATacgttttacttgtttttactgCGCTGCAAGTGTTTAGTCACTCATTACTTTTCTTATCAACACAGTGCAGTGCATTGAAAACCCCTTTATCTACCTCGCTAAAAGACTACATACCATGAAGGTAAGAATGGAAGCTTTATTActgaaaataatgattaaaaaagggAATTGTGAGCAAAAACATTGATTCTTTATTCTTTAGAGAGAGAGTATAAGcttgtttatgttttaaatacacTTTACAATCACACATCATCACAATTTATTAATTATGGGCTTAATTATAGCAAAACATACGGTGGCTTTGAAGGCTCACAGACGAATTCAAAACACAATCTGCTactacataaacacaaaatCCAAATAAgcatatttttgctaatttaatgtAGCTAACCTACACATCTCAGCTCATtgatacagtaaaaaaaaaagtgaacacTTTACTGAAGTTttttacataaggctgacattacgttaccgttatctgtcattagcatgaataaggtgtcatgaaggctatcATTAAAGAGTATCTAAACcccaaatccactttttttctgctttatacaaatgtatttggatattaagtagtgctgttgattgattctggtccaactctcaacattttagtcaaagtatttcaatttgtcatattttgttgtaaaatgtcagtgactgccctctattggTTGAAAcgaggctattacaattga from Gouania willdenowi chromosome 11, fGouWil2.1, whole genome shotgun sequence carries:
- the anxa14 gene encoding annexin A2, translating into MDIEYFKSLDMWWGTLGTVRPFSNFNPDKDAMELQAALEKKDVNTVVRILSNRNNAQRQVISQTFEELIHKDLQTALKKVLSGDLETFMLQLMMYPLHFEAFRLQQAMAGLGTDEETLMEILCTKSAKQLQDVSVAYNQFYKKDLEKELKAETSGDFAKLVVALLNKQSVSGVVQRDIEVLSASLKGKKAEASPWIDILTSRDVEYLNKVFMGLEMETGQTLDQIVEKRFSGDFRMGLNILVQCIENPFIYLAKRLHTMKTPVVHGIMVSHSEEDLLCIRAAFIKITDTSLYTALQKNFKGDHLQALLAICRSED